The Xanthomonas sp. DAR 34887 genome has a segment encoding these proteins:
- a CDS encoding alpha/beta fold hydrolase, protein MSIRPLQHILFALAFVAALCLAPLAAHAETKRYTVTAADGVTLAVQEAGNPDGPSIVFVHGLLGSHLNWDAQVNSPQLQRYRMITYDLRGHGLSGKPTDANAYADGTRWADDLQAVIAASHARKPVLVGWSLGGAVISNYLAKFGDSGIAGAVYVDGVIELKPEQIVAHPQVYRDLNSPDLKTHLDTVRAFLSLCFHTQPDQATFQRLFANAAMASWDMQRAVQSMTVQAEQGLGKAQVPVLLLYGERDALVQARPAIARAKAINPRIRSTLYAQSGHAPFLEEPDRFDRDLAGFLDAATAQ, encoded by the coding sequence ATGTCCATCCGACCTTTGCAGCACATCCTGTTCGCCCTCGCCTTCGTCGCGGCGCTCTGCCTGGCGCCGCTGGCCGCACACGCCGAAACCAAGCGCTACACCGTCACCGCGGCCGACGGCGTCACCCTGGCCGTGCAGGAAGCCGGGAACCCCGACGGTCCCAGCATCGTCTTCGTGCACGGGCTGCTCGGCAGCCACCTCAACTGGGACGCGCAGGTCAACAGCCCGCAACTGCAGCGCTACCGCATGATCACCTACGACCTGCGCGGCCACGGCCTGTCCGGCAAGCCGACCGACGCGAATGCCTACGCCGACGGCACGCGCTGGGCCGACGACCTGCAGGCCGTCATCGCCGCCAGCCACGCACGCAAGCCGGTGCTGGTGGGCTGGTCGCTGGGCGGCGCGGTAATCTCCAACTATCTGGCCAAGTTCGGCGACAGCGGCATCGCCGGCGCGGTCTATGTGGATGGCGTGATCGAGCTGAAGCCCGAGCAGATCGTGGCGCATCCGCAGGTCTACCGCGACCTGAATTCGCCGGACCTGAAGACCCACCTGGACACGGTGCGCGCATTCCTCAGCCTGTGCTTCCATACCCAGCCGGATCAGGCCACTTTCCAGCGCCTGTTCGCCAATGCCGCGATGGCCTCCTGGGACATGCAGCGCGCGGTCCAGTCGATGACGGTGCAGGCCGAACAAGGGCTGGGCAAGGCGCAGGTGCCGGTGCTGCTGCTGTACGGCGAGCGCGACGCGCTGGTGCAGGCCAGGCCGGCGATCGCCCGCGCCAAGGCGATCAATCCGCGCATCCGCAGCACGCTCTACGCACAGTCCGGGCATGCGCCGTTCCTGGAAGAACCGGACCGGTTCGACCGCGACCTGGCCGGCTTCCTCGACGCCGCCACCGCGCAGTGA
- a CDS encoding MerR family transcriptional regulator produces the protein MGTPTSQRTLSIGELARDTGASVRSLRHYDAHGLLTSFRSDNGYRAFPQAAVTQVRQIQRMIATGFSLAEIRAFPDCMRMIEGASACPETSAAQRKRLASIERQIADLERRRARLLKTLAEGVVPPLE, from the coding sequence ATGGGCACCCCGACTTCGCAGCGCACGCTGAGCATCGGCGAACTGGCACGCGACACCGGCGCGAGCGTGCGTTCGCTCCGCCATTACGACGCGCATGGCCTGCTGACCTCGTTCCGCAGCGACAACGGCTATCGTGCGTTTCCGCAGGCGGCGGTCACCCAGGTGCGGCAGATCCAGCGCATGATCGCGACCGGGTTCAGCCTGGCCGAGATCCGCGCCTTTCCCGACTGCATGCGCATGATCGAGGGCGCCAGCGCCTGCCCCGAAACCAGCGCGGCGCAGCGCAAGCGGCTGGCCTCCATTGAGCGGCAGATCGCCGATCTGGAGCGCCGCCGCGCACGCCTGCTGAAGACGCTGGCCGAAGGCGTCGTTCCTCCGCTGGAATAG
- a CDS encoding VOC family protein — protein MISKNTVCLWFDGTALEAATFYAATFADSAVKAVHRAPGDYPAGKQGDVLTVEFSVLGIPCLGLNGGPAFRHSEAFSFQVATDDQAETDRLWNAIVGNGGQESACGWCKDKWGLSWQITPRALTEAIADPDPAAAKRAFEAMMQMTRIDIAAIEAARRG, from the coding sequence ATGATCAGCAAGAACACCGTTTGCCTGTGGTTCGACGGCACTGCGCTGGAGGCCGCCACGTTCTACGCCGCCACCTTTGCCGACAGCGCGGTGAAGGCCGTGCATCGCGCACCCGGCGACTATCCTGCGGGCAAGCAGGGCGATGTGCTGACGGTCGAATTCAGCGTCCTCGGCATTCCCTGCCTCGGCCTCAACGGCGGTCCGGCGTTCCGGCACAGCGAGGCGTTCTCGTTCCAGGTGGCCACCGACGACCAGGCGGAGACCGATCGCCTGTGGAACGCGATCGTCGGCAACGGCGGCCAGGAAAGCGCCTGCGGCTGGTGCAAGGACAAGTGGGGACTGTCGTGGCAGATCACCCCGCGCGCGCTGACCGAGGCGATCGCCGATCCCGATCCGGCGGCGGCCAAGCGCGCCTTCGAGGCGATGATGCAGATGACCAGGATCGACATCGCCGCGATCGAGGCCGCGCGGCGCGGCTGA
- a CDS encoding bifunctional cytochrome P450/NADPH--P450 reductase encodes MTQAIPQPRSLPLLGNFHHLDGDAPVQSLMRLAQTHGPIFRLNSGPLSLTVLSGQELVDEVCDETRFEKKLHRPLQTLRDLGGDGLFTAYNDEPNWAKAHRLLMPAFGPIGVRAMFGRMEDIAEQMLQRWERFGPDAVIDVADNMTRLTLDTIALCAFDYRFNSFYQNEMHPFVAAMVGALAEAGARARRPDLANRLLAPGRRRYEADLAMIRSVADTLIAERRADPNAASRDDLLNLMLYGRDQATGEALSDENIRYQMVTFLIAGHETTSGLLSFALYLLLRHPAAMAQARQAVDAALGTRPPQVEDLARLRYIEQILQETLRLWPTAPAFAVAARTATTLAGRYAVAPQDTLLVLIPTLHRDPKVWEEPEAFRPERFDPDAAERLPPNAWKPFGNGARACIGRGFAMQEAQLVLTMILQRFDLDQVDPNYQLEVAETLTLKPDGFRIRARRRADVAVRSRSALPTAPQKPLAPAAATAAAGTAPGTPLLVLYGGNSGSCEAFAQRIGGDAAAQGYAPVVAPLDEHVGRLPRDGAVVVVTSSYEGQPPDNARRFVDWIETLAAGDLAGLRYAVFGSGNRQWARTYQAIPKRVDAALEAAGATRFRPRGETDAGGDFFGGFDAWYAGLWPDLGQALGKAALEQTTQALQVDIVPSARLGALRLTELDHGRIVDNRELVDMSAPFARSKRHIEIALPDGMRYRTGDYLAVLPRNPAAQVERVLRRFGLASDTQVVIGQRPGAASGPPSGYPVALAQVLADYVELAQPATRAQVAQLAAATRCPPDRDALEALATEPVYTDEVLAKKTSLLDLLERFPACDLALGAFLGALPPMRARQYSISSSPLRDPAQCSLTVAVLDAPALSGMGRRRGVASTYLAGLDAGALVSVAVRPSQASFHPPEDPATPIILVCAGSGIAPFHGFLQERAIQKAGGRDVGEALLFFGIDHPDVDYLYKDELRRWQDMGVVDVRLACSQAPQDGVAYVQHRMWQDRARVSALFQQGATVFVCGDGEHMAPAVRDTFVRIYRDSMGVSAEAANAWADRIEREHGRYVADIFS; translated from the coding sequence ATGACGCAGGCAATCCCACAACCGCGTTCGCTGCCGCTGCTCGGCAATTTCCACCATCTCGATGGCGATGCGCCGGTGCAGAGCCTGATGCGGCTCGCCCAAACGCACGGCCCGATCTTTCGCCTGAACAGCGGCCCGCTGTCGCTGACCGTGCTGAGCGGACAGGAGCTGGTGGACGAGGTTTGCGACGAAACCCGCTTCGAGAAGAAGCTGCACCGTCCGCTGCAGACCTTGCGCGACCTCGGCGGCGACGGCCTGTTCACCGCCTACAACGACGAACCCAACTGGGCCAAGGCGCACCGACTGCTGATGCCCGCGTTCGGTCCGATCGGCGTGCGCGCGATGTTCGGGCGCATGGAGGACATCGCCGAACAGATGCTGCAGCGCTGGGAGCGGTTCGGCCCGGACGCGGTGATCGACGTGGCCGACAACATGACCCGGCTGACGCTCGACACGATCGCGTTGTGCGCGTTCGACTACCGCTTCAACAGTTTCTATCAGAACGAGATGCATCCCTTCGTCGCGGCGATGGTCGGCGCCCTGGCCGAAGCCGGCGCGCGCGCGCGCCGGCCGGACCTCGCCAACCGCCTGCTGGCGCCCGGCCGGCGCCGCTACGAGGCCGACCTGGCGATGATCCGCAGCGTCGCCGACACCTTGATCGCCGAACGCAGGGCCGACCCCAACGCCGCGTCGCGCGACGACCTGCTCAACCTGATGCTGTACGGACGCGACCAGGCCACCGGCGAAGCGCTGTCGGACGAGAACATCCGCTACCAGATGGTGACCTTCCTGATCGCCGGCCACGAGACGACCAGCGGCCTGCTGTCGTTCGCGCTGTATCTGCTGCTGCGCCATCCGGCGGCGATGGCGCAGGCGCGCCAGGCGGTGGACGCCGCGCTGGGCACGCGGCCGCCGCAGGTCGAGGATCTGGCCAGACTGCGCTACATCGAACAGATCCTGCAGGAAACCCTGCGGCTGTGGCCGACCGCGCCGGCGTTCGCGGTCGCGGCCCGTACCGCGACCACGCTGGCCGGCCGCTATGCGGTGGCGCCGCAGGACACGCTGCTGGTGCTGATTCCCACCCTGCATCGGGATCCGAAAGTGTGGGAGGAGCCGGAAGCGTTCCGCCCGGAGCGCTTCGATCCCGACGCGGCCGAGCGGCTGCCGCCCAATGCCTGGAAACCGTTCGGCAACGGCGCGCGCGCCTGCATCGGACGCGGCTTCGCGATGCAGGAAGCGCAGCTGGTGCTGACGATGATCCTGCAACGGTTCGACCTGGACCAGGTCGATCCGAACTACCAGCTCGAGGTCGCGGAAACCCTGACCCTGAAGCCGGATGGCTTTCGCATCCGCGCGCGGCGCCGCGCCGATGTCGCGGTGCGCTCGCGCAGTGCGCTGCCGACGGCTCCGCAGAAACCGCTGGCGCCAGCGGCGGCGACGGCCGCGGCCGGCACCGCGCCAGGCACGCCGCTGCTGGTGCTGTACGGCGGCAATTCCGGCTCGTGCGAAGCGTTCGCGCAGCGCATCGGCGGCGATGCGGCCGCGCAAGGCTACGCGCCGGTGGTCGCGCCGCTGGACGAGCATGTCGGCCGCCTGCCGCGCGACGGCGCGGTGGTGGTGGTCACCTCCTCCTACGAAGGCCAGCCGCCGGACAACGCGCGCCGCTTCGTGGACTGGATCGAAACCCTGGCGGCCGGCGATCTGGCCGGGCTGCGCTACGCCGTGTTCGGATCCGGCAACCGGCAATGGGCGCGCACCTACCAGGCGATTCCGAAACGGGTCGATGCCGCGCTGGAGGCGGCGGGCGCCACGCGCTTCAGACCGCGCGGCGAAACCGACGCCGGCGGCGATTTCTTCGGCGGCTTCGATGCCTGGTACGCGGGACTGTGGCCGGACCTGGGCCAGGCGCTGGGAAAGGCGGCGCTGGAGCAGACCACGCAGGCGCTGCAGGTGGACATCGTCCCCTCCGCGCGGCTCGGCGCGCTGCGGCTGACCGAACTCGACCACGGACGCATCGTCGACAATCGCGAACTGGTCGACATGTCCGCCCCGTTCGCGCGCTCCAAGCGCCACATCGAGATCGCCTTGCCCGACGGCATGCGTTACCGCACCGGCGACTATCTCGCGGTGCTGCCGCGCAACCCCGCCGCGCAGGTCGAGCGGGTGCTGCGGCGTTTCGGTCTGGCCAGCGATACGCAGGTCGTCATCGGCCAGCGTCCCGGTGCCGCCTCCGGCCCGCCCAGCGGCTATCCGGTCGCGCTGGCGCAGGTGCTCGCCGACTACGTGGAACTGGCGCAACCGGCGACGCGCGCGCAGGTCGCGCAGCTGGCCGCCGCCACGCGCTGCCCGCCCGATCGCGACGCGCTGGAAGCGCTGGCCACCGAGCCGGTCTATACCGACGAGGTGCTCGCCAAGAAAACCAGCCTGCTCGACCTGCTGGAGCGCTTCCCCGCCTGCGACCTGGCGCTGGGCGCGTTCCTCGGCGCGCTTCCGCCCATGCGCGCGCGGCAATACTCCATTTCCTCCTCGCCGCTGCGCGACCCGGCGCAGTGTTCGCTGACCGTGGCCGTGCTCGACGCACCGGCGCTGTCGGGAATGGGGCGACGCCGCGGCGTGGCCTCCACCTATCTGGCCGGCCTGGACGCAGGCGCGCTGGTGTCGGTCGCGGTGCGGCCCTCGCAGGCGAGCTTCCATCCGCCGGAAGATCCGGCCACGCCGATCATCCTGGTCTGCGCCGGCAGCGGCATCGCGCCGTTCCATGGCTTCCTGCAGGAGCGGGCGATCCAGAAGGCGGGCGGCCGCGACGTCGGCGAGGCCTTGTTGTTCTTCGGCATCGACCATCCCGACGTCGACTACCTGTACAAGGACGAATTGCGCCGCTGGCAGGACATGGGCGTGGTCGACGTGCGCCTGGCCTGCTCGCAAGCGCCGCAGGACGGCGTCGCCTATGTGCAGCACCGCATGTGGCAGGACCGCGCGCGCGTGTCGGCGCTGTTCCAGCAAGGCGCCACTGTGTTCGTCTGCGGCGACGGCGAGCACATGGCGCCGGCGGTGCGCGACACCTTCGTGCGCATCTATCGCGACAGCATGGGCGTCAGCGCCGAGGCGGCCAACGCCTGGGCCGATCGGATCGAACGCGAACATGGCCGCTACGTGGCGGATATTTTCTCGTAG